The Sandaracinus amylolyticus genomic interval GCGGTTGCGCAGGCCCTCGTCGATGCGGCCGTCGCAGTTGTCGTCGACGCCGTTGCACTGCGTCTCGCCGGGATCGGTGCAGAGCGTCGGCGACGTCACGCCGCCGGGGCGGTTGCAGTAGAGGACGAAGCCTTCGTCGACGAGCGTGTCGCAGTCGTCGTCGCCGCCGTTGCAGAGCTCGGTGCGGATCGAGCCGTTGACGATGTCGGCGATCGCCGCGCTGAGCGCCGCCGAGTCGTCGACGAAGATCGCGCTGCCCGTGCCGCCGTTGCTGGCGATCGCGTTCAGCTGCGCGCTCGCGTCGGGGCTGTTCGCGAAGCCGATGACGTTGACGGGGAAGCCCGCGGTGCGGAGGTCGGTCGCGGCGTCGATCGGATCGCCGCCGCAGGTCTCGGCGCCGTCGGTCAGCAGGATGACCTCGTAGGGGCGGCACGAGCTGCGCGGATCGTCGGTGCGGACGTCCGCGAGGTACGCCTGCGCCGACGCGAGCGAGCCCGCGAGCGGCGTGGTGCCCGAGCCGCGCAGCTCGAGGTCGAGCCCCGCGGGCGCGGTGCCGCCGTAGTTGTCGCTGCCGTCGAGCCACTCGAGGATCGAGTACTCGTTCTCCGGCGAGAACCCGACGAGCAGATCGCCCGCCGCGTACTCGCCGCACACCGCGCCCGAGCCCGCCCAGCCGCCGGACGCCGCGGTCGCGTTCGCCGAGGGGCACGCGAAGCTCGTCGCGCGCTGGCGGAAGCGCATGAGGCCCATCTCGACGTCGCCGAACGCCGCGACGACGTCGCTCACGCCGGCGCGCGCACGCGCGATGCGCGAGTCGTCGGCGATGCCGTTGCCGCACCCCGACGCGCCGCAGGTCGCGCACGCGACGTCGCCGCCGAGGCACTCGCCCGAGCCGTCGCCCCCGGTGAACTGATCCGCGCAGGTGTGCCAGTTCATCGAGCCCGACGTGTCGAACACGAGCAGGATGCGCGGGCGCACGTCGCCCGGCGCGTAGACGAACGGGCCCTCGCTCGTGTCGTTCGCCGAGTGGCAGCCCTCGTCGTTCGTCGCGCCGAGGCCGAAGTCGATCCGGCCGTCGCCGTCGTTGTCGAGACCGTCGCTGCACGCGCGGCGCGTCACCTCGTCGCGATCGCTCGAGCTCGAGCAGTCGGGATCGGCGGGATAGTCCACGCGCCCGTCGCCGTCGTCGTCGACGCCGTTGCTGCACGCGGGCGCGCCGCCCTCGGTGCCGTCGTCGGGGCCGTTGCACTCGGGGTCGGCGGGGAAGTCGACGCGCCCGTCGCCGTCGTTGTCGACGCCGTCGGAGCACTGCACGTCGCGCTCGTCGTTGTCGCCGGGGCCCGAGCAGCCCGAGTCACCGGGGAAGTCGACGTCGCCGTCGCCGTCGTTGTCGAGGCCGTCGCTGCAGCCCGGCACGTGCGTGACGAAGCAGGGCTCGCTCGGGAGCGAGACGAGCTCGCCCGGTGCCTGCGCGGTCGCGGTGACCTCGAGGCCGCCGTAGAGCGCGCCGAACGTCGAGCCGGGCCCGAACGTGCCCACGTCCCACGCGCCGCCCGCGGTCGAGGCGTCGCTGCCGCGCTCGATGTTGTTGAAGAAGACGCGCACCACCGTGCTCGCGTTGCTCTCGGTGTGCGTGCCGACGATCGTCGTCGCGCTCGAGAGCACGCGCGAGCAGTCGATCACGGGACGATCGCTGCGCGGCTGTCCGATCGGCACGCGCACCGCCGTCGGGAAGAACGCCTCGAACGAGCCACCGTAGTTGCTCGCCGACCAGAAGAGCTTGAAGTCGAGGTCGTAGAGACCGGCGGCCGTGCCCGCGGGCGCGCGCAGCGTGACCGAGATCGGGGTGCTCGTCGGCGTCGTGATGCTCGTGCGCGGTCCGAGCGACGTCGTGCCCAGCGTCGGGCCCGAGACGACGGTCCAGCCCGCGGGCAGGAGCATCTGCGCGGGATCGAGCGACGCCGCCTGCGTGCCCCAGTTCTGCAGCGTGCCGCTGAGCACGACGTTGCTGCCCGCGGCCTGCGCGGTGAGCGGCTGGGTGAACGACGCGCGCAGCACCGGCGTCGGGCGGCTCAGCGTGACCGCCTGCGTGGTGAATCCCGGCGCGGGCAGCTGGGTCGACGTGTAATTCGCGTACGAGACGAGCGAGATCTGGCCGGTGCCGCTCACGTCGTACTGGAACGTGAACGTGTACTCCTCGCCGGGATCGAGCGTGCCGAGCACCCAGCGCAAGCACGGGCGGGTGCCGCACATCGCGGAGCTCGGCGCGCCGGTCGCGCTGCCCGGCACGAGCGCGCCGCGGCTGCTGTCGTAGTCGGCGGTCACCACGACGTTCGTCTGCGGCAACGTCGACAGGTTCATGCCGTGCAGCGTGTAGGTGATGCGCTCGCCGTTGTCGGTGAGCATCCGGTCCGGCGTGAGGTCGAACTGGTTGTTCAGGAACACGCAGCCCGGCGACGGGATCACGAAGCCCCACGGGTTGTCCTGGCCCGCGTTGCTGCTCGAGGGACCGCCGCCGAAGCTCTCGGCGCAGTTCGCGTCGCGCATCATCACCGGGTCGAGCGGCGTGTCGATCACGCGCAGCGCGATCTCGAGGATGCCCGCCTCACCCGCGCGCAGCTCGCCGATCGCGGCGCGCACCGCGTTCGTCGCGGCGGGCAGCGGGTTCGCGGGGCGCACGTCGAAGCCGGTCGCCGACGCGTCGATGCTGCGGCGCGTGTCGGAGGCCGTGTACGTCGCCGTCGTGCCGGTGCCGATCCGCGCGCCCGCGTAGCGGATGCGCTGCCACGGGCCGACGACGTGGTTGAACACGACGTCGGTCGGCGGGTCGGCGCCGCCGACGCTGAGATCGGTGGCTTCGTAGAGGTAGTGGGTCTGCGGCCCCGCGACGGGCGAGCCGTACTGGAACGGCGTGTCGCCGTTGCCCTGGTTGCCGCTGCGGTTGCCGTCGCTGTTCGCGATGCCGAACGCGTAGACCTGATCGACGTCCCACGGCGTGTGCCCGAAGAACGTCGTGACGCCGTCGAGGCCGAGGATCGGCGAGATGCTCGCGGCGAACGTCGGAGGCCGGCCCGCCATCGACTGGCCGTTGAAGTACGTGAGGAACGCGTTCGCCGGCGTGCGCTGGGTGCGCGCGTCGGTCGAATAGAAGAAGCCGGTGTCTCCGTAGAGCTGCGAGAGCGCGCCTTCGGGCACGCTGCGCGTTCCGCCGCTGCAGCCCGCGCCCCCGGTGCACGGCAGCGTGTAGGTGCCGCAGCTGCCGCCGCTCGTGCAGCGGTCGAGCGCCAGGCCCGGGTGGTTCGGCGCGATGGTGCGCCCGCCGGGATAGGCCGTCAGCGTCGTCGGATCGATCAGGCGGACGCCGACCACCTCGGTGTTCGGCGGGACGAACTCCGTGATGTACGCGTTGATGCCGCGCGCGACGCGGTCCGGCATCCCGAAGTAGTTGATGCGGAACAGGATCACGTCGCCGGGCGCGATCCGGACGTCGGTCCCGGTGCTGGCTCCGCTCGACGTGCCCGACTCCGGGTCGATCACGGCGACGGTCGACTCGGGAATCGACTTCGAGACCATCAGCGCGGCGATGCCCTCGCCGTAGGCATGCCCGACGTGCATCAAGCAGATGCTGAACGTCGCGACGGCTGCGGCCCCTCGGGCCCATCCTCGGAATCTGGCTCCGCTCTCGTTCCGTACGCCCATCGCGTTCTCCCGCTCGGCCCCCCGCCGAGGTGAAAAGAAGGGATGCGCCGGTCGATGGCCGCGAAGGTTTTCGCCTTCACACCGGGCGTACTTTTTTCACGAGCATGGAAGCGCGAACAGATCACGCCCTCAGCTCGCGGCGACCATCCCGTCGACATCACGACGGAATGGGACAGCGCGCGACACCCCCACCACCCCAACGACTCCCCCGAGTCGCGATCGAGAGTGCACGAAAAATTCGCAGCGCGGCAGACCACGCGGAGGCGTCGCCCCGCGCAGACCGCCGCGAGCGCGGGCCCCGAATCGCGAATGAGGCGCACGCCCGGCGGCGGGGCTAGAGCGCGGAGATCACACGCGTTCTGGCGTCCCGCGGGCGGACGACCCCGAGGGCTCTCCGCCGTCCCGCGGGACGGGCATGGAGATCCCTCGTCTCGATTCGGCGTCGCGCGGGGCCGGCAACAAATCGGCTCGCTCGCCGACCCCTACCGTCCGCGCGCTTCGCGCGCTCCCGTCCGGCGCCGGCGAACGAGCACTCCCGCAACCAAATCGGCTCGCACGCCGACCCCTACCGTCCGCGCGCTTCGCGCGCTCCCGTCCGGGCCGGCGAACGAGCACTCCCGCAACCAAATCGGCTCGCACGCCGACCCCTACCGTCCGCGCGCTTCGCGCGCTCCCGTCCGGGCCGGCGAACGAGCACTCCGGTTGGGGCTCAGACCTCGTGAGGGCGGCGCTTCGTGAACACCGCGGCGCCCTCGGGAAGCGGGCTCGACCCGAGGTCGCTCGGGATCACGTCCGGCCCCACCTCGGCGCCCGCGCCGACCACGAAGCCCGCGGGGATCACCGCGTTCTTGCCGAGCACCGCGAACCGGCGCGAGCCCGGCTCGTCGTCGCCCTGCGGCATCGCGCCGACCCGCGCGCCCTGCCCGACGCGCGCGCGCTTGTCGAGGATCGCGCGCTCCACCACCGCGCCGCGCTCGATCACGCAGTCGGTCAGCAGCACCGACTCGCGCACCACCGCGCCCGGCTCGACGCGCACGCCGGCCGAGAGGATCGAGCGCTCGATGTGCGCGTCGGTCGCGATCGCGCAGCCGTGGGTGATCAGCGAGTCGCTCACGTCCGCGCCCTTCGCGAGGCGCGCCGGCGGGCGGTTCTCGGAGCGCGTGTGGATGAGCCAGCCGAGGTCGTTGAGGTCGTAGAGCGGCGGCTCGCCGATGAGGTCCATGTGGGCCTCCCAGTAGCTCTCGATCGTGCCGACGTCGCGCCAGTAGCCGGCGTACTTCCACGAGAACACGCGCTCTCCGCGCGCGATCATGCGCGGCAGGATGTCCTTGCCGAAGTCGTGGTTCGAGTCGGGCATCCGCGAGTCCTCGAGGAGCACGCGGTCGAGCACGCCGTAGTTGAACACGTAGATGCCCATCGACCCGAGGCCGGGGATCGGGTCCTTCGGCTTCTCGACGAACGAGGTCACGCGCTCGTCGTCGTCGAGCTGCACGATCCCGAAGCGCGACTTCTCGTGATCGGGCACCTCCATCGTCGCCAGCGTCACGTCGGCGCGGCGCTCGAGGTGCTTCGCGATCAGGTCGTTGTAGTTCATCCGGTAGATGTGATCGCCGCTCAGGATCACCACGAGATCGGGGCGGCGATCCTTCACGAACAGGAAGTTCTGCTGCACGGCGTCGGCGGTGCCGACGAACCACGAGCCCGCCTCGCGCGACTTGTACGGCGAGTAGATCCGCACGCCGCCGGTGCGCTCGCGGTCGAGCTCCCAGGGCCCGCCCGCGCCGATGTGCTCGATCAGCGAGTGCGGGCGGTACTGCGCGACGATCAT includes:
- a CDS encoding MopE-related protein, with the protein product MHVGHAYGEGIAALMVSKSIPESTVAVIDPESGTSSGASTGTDVRIAPGDVILFRINYFGMPDRVARGINAYITEFVPPNTEVVGVRLIDPTTLTAYPGGRTIAPNHPGLALDRCTSGGSCGTYTLPCTGGAGCSGGTRSVPEGALSQLYGDTGFFYSTDARTQRTPANAFLTYFNGQSMAGRPPTFAASISPILGLDGVTTFFGHTPWDVDQVYAFGIANSDGNRSGNQGNGDTPFQYGSPVAGPQTHYLYEATDLSVGGADPPTDVVFNHVVGPWQRIRYAGARIGTGTTATYTASDTRRSIDASATGFDVRPANPLPAATNAVRAAIGELRAGEAGILEIALRVIDTPLDPVMMRDANCAESFGGGPSSSNAGQDNPWGFVIPSPGCVFLNNQFDLTPDRMLTDNGERITYTLHGMNLSTLPQTNVVVTADYDSSRGALVPGSATGAPSSAMCGTRPCLRWVLGTLDPGEEYTFTFQYDVSGTGQISLVSYANYTSTQLPAPGFTTQAVTLSRPTPVLRASFTQPLTAQAAGSNVVLSGTLQNWGTQAASLDPAQMLLPAGWTVVSGPTLGTTSLGPRTSITTPTSTPISVTLRAPAGTAAGLYDLDFKLFWSASNYGGSFEAFFPTAVRVPIGQPRSDRPVIDCSRVLSSATTIVGTHTESNASTVVRVFFNNIERGSDASTAGGAWDVGTFGPGSTFGALYGGLEVTATAQAPGELVSLPSEPCFVTHVPGCSDGLDNDGDGDVDFPGDSGCSGPGDNDERDVQCSDGVDNDGDGRVDFPADPECNGPDDGTEGGAPACSNGVDDDGDGRVDYPADPDCSSSSDRDEVTRRACSDGLDNDGDGRIDFGLGATNDEGCHSANDTSEGPFVYAPGDVRPRILLVFDTSGSMNWHTCADQFTGGDGSGECLGGDVACATCGASGCGNGIADDSRIARARAGVSDVVAAFGDVEMGLMRFRQRATSFACPSANATAASGGWAGSGAVCGEYAAGDLLVGFSPENEYSILEWLDGSDNYGGTAPAGLDLELRGSGTTPLAGSLASAQAYLADVRTDDPRSSCRPYEVILLTDGAETCGGDPIDAATDLRTAGFPVNVIGFANSPDASAQLNAIASNGGTGSAIFVDDSAALSAAIADIVNGSIRTELCNGGDDDCDTLVDEGFVLYCNRPGGVTSPTLCTDPGETQCNGVDDNCDGRIDEGLRNRCGACGAEPPEVCNGVDDDCDGVADENNVCAGCRPEAELCDDVDNDCDGRTDEGLARVCGTDVGACTVGQEVCTAGAWGTCSGTGPATETCDNVDNDCDGVIDGLTRPCGTSVGVCRPGTETCTASVWGACVGAVGASPEICNTLDDDCDGVVDDGNPGGGGACGTALGECNPGALSCVAGALVCSGGTGPTPETCDNQDDDCDGRVDEELPTGASCGACGAGLMRCVGGTMTCTGDRAPGTEICNGADDDCDTRIDEGNPGGGVTCGTSTGACEPGRTQCTGGAIVCTGGTGPATESCNTIDDDCDNLVDEGNPGGGAECGGSDAGECERGTEVCVGGALVCVGESGPQPERCDGLDNDCNGSVDEGNPGGGAACGDDTGECTAGTTMCQGGTLVCSGGRGPVEEVCNDLDDDCDGVVDDGLSVGAPCGEGTGECTPGRLTCVGGEIVCEGGNGPINESCNNLDDDCDTRIDEEVPSAVCGETEGVCEPGTLTCIGGRQVCTGGTPRGREVCDCDDDDCDMMVDEDPDGTLCPPGSACVDCACALPCADSEFARCPAGRVPQTNDEGMCFCVAPRCDDTACAGETVMDGDEVFCAPGMEAEGIPSCACHNNRCTYACEDVDCSAEGLRCEPFSGTCQVDDCRSFPCPAGEICDRTAPDPVCVPDPCATAGCTAEQACRAGVCETSCAEVSCEDGERCTSGECLVNPCADVSCGGERVCDPTTGECTTNLCGDVVCSSGDVCDPLTGLCRRDRCLDLQCPEGQRCSGGECELVVVPRLDGGPPLDDGGSDVDAGPDGGDGTVRVLAAGGGGCLCTAAGTGESSRAPWAMAMLAALGLVLVARRRVR
- a CDS encoding glucose-1-phosphate adenylyltransferase family protein: MKTVAVILAGGEGSRLGVLTAKRTKPAVPFGGKFRIIDFALSNCVNSGLFDVMIVAQYRPHSLIEHIGAGGPWELDRERTGGVRIYSPYKSREAGSWFVGTADAVQQNFLFVKDRRPDLVVILSGDHIYRMNYNDLIAKHLERRADVTLATMEVPDHEKSRFGIVQLDDDERVTSFVEKPKDPIPGLGSMGIYVFNYGVLDRVLLEDSRMPDSNHDFGKDILPRMIARGERVFSWKYAGYWRDVGTIESYWEAHMDLIGEPPLYDLNDLGWLIHTRSENRPPARLAKGADVSDSLITHGCAIATDAHIERSILSAGVRVEPGAVVRESVLLTDCVIERGAVVERAILDKRARVGQGARVGAMPQGDDEPGSRRFAVLGKNAVIPAGFVVGAGAEVGPDVIPSDLGSSPLPEGAAVFTKRRPHEV